Proteins co-encoded in one Sulfuricystis thermophila genomic window:
- a CDS encoding bifunctional riboflavin kinase/FAD synthetase encodes MQFFRTIPAQAASSRVLAIGNFDGVHLGHRALLERLTTTARGFGLPAAVMTFEPHPRELFAPEQAPARLTSLREKLGLLDACGIDEVYLLHFSRKLASLTAEEFVERLLVRGLGVRHLIIGDDFRFGKGRAGDFTMLQMAGKRLGFSVEAMHTIEIDGERVSSSAVREALGAGDLEHAARLLGRPYCISGRVVHGDKIGRKIGWPTANIQLKRKRVALTGVFAATVSGLDKRHLPGAASLGVRPTLGLGLRPVLEVHLFDFDQEIYGAHVTVHFLHKLREEMKFDSFDALAAQIACDVAVAQKYFSARLTV; translated from the coding sequence ATGCAGTTTTTCCGCACCATTCCAGCGCAAGCGGCGTCCTCCCGCGTGCTCGCCATCGGCAATTTCGACGGCGTGCATCTCGGGCACCGCGCCTTGCTCGAACGCCTCACCACCACGGCACGCGGGTTCGGCCTGCCGGCCGCGGTGATGACCTTCGAGCCGCATCCGCGCGAACTGTTCGCGCCTGAGCAGGCGCCGGCGCGGCTCACCAGCCTGCGCGAGAAGCTCGGCCTGCTCGATGCTTGTGGCATCGACGAGGTGTATCTGCTGCATTTCTCCCGCAAGCTCGCCAGCCTCACCGCCGAGGAGTTCGTCGAGCGCCTGCTGGTGCGCGGCTTGGGTGTGCGGCATCTGATCATCGGTGACGATTTCCGTTTCGGCAAGGGGCGCGCCGGCGACTTCACGATGCTGCAGATGGCTGGCAAGCGCCTCGGCTTTTCCGTCGAGGCGATGCACACCATCGAGATCGACGGCGAGCGCGTTTCCAGCTCCGCGGTGCGCGAGGCGCTCGGCGCGGGCGATCTCGAACATGCGGCGCGGCTCCTGGGCCGGCCTTACTGCATTTCCGGTCGTGTCGTGCATGGCGACAAGATCGGTCGCAAGATTGGCTGGCCGACGGCGAACATCCAGTTGAAGAGAAAGCGCGTGGCGCTCACCGGTGTCTTCGCCGCGACGGTGTCGGGCCTGGACAAGCGCCACCTGCCGGGCGCGGCGAGCCTGGGCGTGCGGCCGACGCTGGGGCTGGGCCTGCGACCCGTGCTGGAAGTCCATCTGTTCGATTTCGATCAGGAGATTTATGGCGCGCATGTCACCGTGCATTTCCTGCACAAGCTGCGCGAAGAGATGAAGTTCGATTCGTTCGATGCGCTGGCCGCGCAGATCGCCTGCGACGTGGCGGTGGCGCAGAAATATTTTTCCGCAAGGCTGACAGTTTGA
- a CDS encoding aromatic ring-hydroxylating oxygenase subunit alpha gives MSDIATRARLAPGVSQFPVEWYFDEKLFELEKKLLFDAGPGYVGHELMVPELYDYRSTEWTDHSHLLTHQPDGFYLMSNVCRHRQAIMLQGSGKADKTIVCPIHRWTYDTEGQLIGAPHFPANPCLNLDKVKLERWNGLLFKGPRSANADLAGMKVAGEFDFTGYKLDHVELHQCNYNWKTFIEVYLEDYHVVPYHPGLGNFVTCDDLTWQFAEWYSVQKVGITSLAKPGSKTYAQWHKAVLDYYNGELPKQGAVWLTYYPNIMVEWYPHVLVVSTLIPQDVQKTLNVVEFYYPEDIALFEPEFIKAEQAAYMETAIEDDDIGERMDRGRYALLKQGKNEVGPYQSPMEDGMQHFHEFYRRLMSEALAGK, from the coding sequence ATGTCCGACATCGCAACGCGGGCGCGGCTGGCCCCGGGGGTTTCCCAGTTTCCCGTCGAATGGTATTTCGACGAAAAACTCTTCGAACTGGAGAAAAAACTCCTCTTCGATGCCGGGCCAGGCTATGTCGGCCATGAACTGATGGTGCCGGAACTCTACGACTATCGCTCCACCGAATGGACCGACCACTCGCATCTGCTGACCCATCAGCCGGACGGTTTCTATTTGATGTCGAACGTCTGCCGTCATCGCCAGGCGATCATGCTGCAAGGTTCGGGCAAAGCCGACAAGACCATCGTCTGCCCGATCCACCGCTGGACCTACGACACGGAAGGCCAGCTGATCGGCGCACCGCATTTCCCCGCCAATCCTTGTCTCAATCTCGACAAGGTCAAGCTGGAGCGCTGGAACGGCCTGCTCTTCAAGGGGCCGCGTTCGGCGAATGCCGATCTCGCCGGCATGAAGGTGGCCGGCGAGTTCGATTTCACCGGCTACAAGCTCGACCACGTCGAGCTGCACCAGTGCAACTACAACTGGAAGACCTTCATCGAGGTCTATCTCGAGGACTACCACGTCGTGCCCTACCATCCGGGCCTGGGCAACTTCGTCACCTGCGACGACCTGACCTGGCAGTTCGCCGAGTGGTATTCGGTGCAGAAGGTCGGCATCACCTCGCTCGCCAAGCCCGGCTCCAAGACCTACGCGCAGTGGCACAAGGCGGTGCTCGACTACTACAACGGCGAGCTGCCCAAGCAGGGCGCGGTGTGGCTCACCTACTATCCGAACATCATGGTCGAGTGGTATCCGCACGTGCTCGTCGTTTCCACCCTGATCCCGCAGGACGTGCAGAAGACCCTCAACGTCGTCGAGTTCTACTATCCCGAGGACATCGCGCTGTTCGAGCCCGAGTTCATCAAGGCCGAGCAGGCCGCCTACATGGAAACCGCGATCGAGGACGACGACATCGGCGAGCGCATGGATCGTGGCCGTTATGCCTTGCTCAAGCAGGGCAAGAACGAGGTCGGGCCCTATCAATCGCCGATGGAGGATGGCATGCAGCACTTCCATGAGTTCTATCGCCGTCTGATGTCCGAGGCGCTGGCCGGAAAATGA
- a CDS encoding polyprenyl synthetase family protein, with protein MNDAFLHWMGEIQRRTEAALDHWLPPAATAPARLHTAMRYSVLGGGKRMRPLLCHAAGEALGADAQALDAAACAVELIHAYSLVHDDLPCMDDDVLRRGRPTCHVEYDEATALLVGDALQTLAFQVLAESPVPSCQRRLAMIALLAQAAGSRGMAGGQALDLAAVGATLALEELEFMHIRKTGALIRAAVLLGAHCGEADDATLAALGHFANRAGLLFQVIDDILDAEGSTVTLGKTAGKDAAQDKPTYVSMLGLPRAKALAAQLRAEAQAALAGCPLDTARLAQLTRFIAERSF; from the coding sequence ATGAACGACGCTTTCCTGCACTGGATGGGGGAGATTCAGCGGCGCACCGAGGCGGCCCTCGACCACTGGCTGCCACCGGCGGCCACCGCACCCGCGCGGCTGCACACCGCGATGCGCTACAGCGTGCTCGGCGGTGGCAAGCGCATGCGCCCGCTGCTGTGTCATGCCGCCGGCGAGGCGCTCGGTGCCGACGCGCAGGCGCTCGATGCCGCCGCCTGCGCGGTCGAGCTGATCCACGCCTATTCTCTGGTGCATGACGACCTGCCCTGCATGGACGACGACGTGCTGCGGCGCGGTCGCCCGACCTGCCATGTCGAATACGACGAGGCCACCGCGCTGCTGGTCGGCGATGCATTGCAAACCCTGGCTTTCCAGGTGCTGGCCGAATCGCCCGTGCCGTCCTGCCAGCGCCGACTGGCGATGATCGCCCTGCTCGCCCAGGCGGCCGGTTCGCGCGGCATGGCCGGCGGCCAGGCGCTCGATCTCGCCGCCGTCGGCGCGACGCTCGCGCTGGAAGAGCTCGAGTTCATGCACATCCGCAAGACCGGCGCCTTGATCCGCGCCGCCGTCCTGCTTGGCGCCCATTGCGGTGAAGCGGATGACGCCACACTCGCCGCGCTTGGTCACTTCGCCAACCGCGCCGGCCTGTTGTTCCAGGTGATCGACGACATCCTCGACGCCGAAGGCAGCACCGTGACGCTCGGCAAGACCGCCGGCAAGGATGCCGCGCAGGACAAGCCGACCTATGTCAGCATGCTGGGTCTGCCGCGCGCCAAGGCGCTCGCCGCGCAGTTGCGCGCAGAGGCGCAGGCCGCCCTGGCCGGCTGCCCGCTCGACACCGCGCGTCTGGCTCAACTCACCCGCTTCATCGCCGAGCGCAGCTTCTGA
- a CDS encoding exodeoxyribonuclease VII small subunit — protein MMKSIATESPISFEAALQELERLVQTLETGNLPLEESLAAYERGMALLKFCQETLACAEQRIRILSGEELTPLASKEADAP, from the coding sequence ATGATGAAATCGATCGCAACCGAATCACCCATCTCCTTCGAGGCCGCGCTGCAGGAACTGGAACGCCTCGTCCAGACGCTGGAAACGGGCAATCTGCCGCTCGAAGAATCGCTCGCCGCCTACGAGCGCGGCATGGCGCTGCTCAAGTTCTGTCAGGAAACCCTGGCCTGCGCCGAGCAACGAATCCGCATCCTCAGCGGCGAGGAGCTCACGCCGCTCGCATCCAAGGAGGCCGACGCACCATGA
- a CDS encoding sulfurtransferase encodes MATTLVSVDELAAHLDDPRWVVFDCRHDLANTEYGAQAWAKAHIPGALFLHCDRDLSGPMTGKNGRHPLPAIETFARRMGECGITPDTQVVAYDNEASAFASRLWWLLKWLGHDKVAVLDGGLPGWRRAKLPLDTTVKTVTPAQFVPQPRPEMLVDAAYVERHLHQPDMLLIDARSEDRYAGENERLDPVAGHIPGALNRFYYDCLDDAAIYFKPADELRAEFIDLIGDRDPRSVVHVCGSGVTACVNVLGMEIAGLSGSKLYPGSWSEWCADPARPYVTGDQPG; translated from the coding sequence ATGGCGACGACCCTGGTCAGCGTCGACGAACTCGCCGCCCATCTGGACGATCCTCGCTGGGTGGTGTTCGACTGTCGCCATGACCTGGCGAACACCGAATATGGCGCGCAAGCCTGGGCGAAGGCGCACATTCCTGGCGCGTTGTTCCTGCATTGCGACCGCGACCTCTCCGGGCCGATGACCGGAAAGAACGGTCGCCATCCACTGCCGGCCATCGAGACCTTCGCGCGACGGATGGGGGAATGCGGCATCACGCCCGACACCCAGGTGGTGGCCTACGACAACGAGGCGAGCGCCTTTGCATCGCGCCTGTGGTGGCTGCTCAAATGGCTGGGCCACGACAAGGTGGCGGTGCTCGACGGGGGGCTACCCGGCTGGCGGCGCGCCAAGCTGCCGCTCGACACCACGGTGAAAACCGTGACGCCGGCGCAGTTCGTGCCACAGCCGCGTCCCGAGATGCTCGTCGATGCCGCCTATGTCGAACGCCATCTGCATCAGCCGGACATGCTGCTCATCGACGCGCGCAGTGAGGATCGCTACGCCGGCGAAAACGAGCGGCTCGATCCGGTGGCCGGCCACATTCCGGGCGCGCTCAACCGCTTCTACTACGACTGTCTCGACGACGCGGCGATCTACTTCAAGCCCGCCGATGAATTGCGGGCGGAATTCATCGACCTGATCGGCGATCGCGACCCGCGCAGCGTCGTGCATGTATGCGGCTCGGGGGTGACGGCTTGCGTCAATGTGCTCGGAATGGAGATCGCGGGACTGTCCGGCTCGAAGCTCTATCCGGGCTCGTGGAGCGAGTGGTGCGCCGATCCCGCGCGGCCCTATGTCACTGGGGATCAGCCCGGATAA
- the queG gene encoding tRNA epoxyqueuosine(34) reductase QueG has translation MHDWTALKEKIRGWGRELGFTAVGFAGIDLGSAEQGLLDWLAAGCHGTMDYMARHGAKRARPAELVPGTRCVISCRMDYLPAHPFPECRPASADSPRQGGARRDAPFPASADSPRQGGARRDAPFPASADFRDAPQAVISRYALGRDYHKVVRSRLQRLAERIEAETGPINHRAFTDSAPVMEVELAKNAGLGWRGKHTLLLSRSGSWFFLGELFVDLPLPPDGPIADHCGRCTACLTACPTGAFLGPYRLDARRCISYLTIEHAGSIAAELRPLLGNRIYGCDDCQLVCPWNRHAPTTREADFLPRHGLDRATLVELFAWSESEFNERLAGSPIRRIGYERWLRNIAIALGNAAPDPAAKAALLARAEHPSALVREHVAWALSRYPG, from the coding sequence ATGCACGACTGGACTGCCCTCAAGGAAAAGATCCGCGGCTGGGGACGGGAGCTGGGTTTTACCGCGGTCGGCTTTGCCGGCATCGATCTCGGCAGCGCAGAACAGGGACTGCTCGACTGGCTCGCCGCCGGCTGTCACGGCACGATGGATTATATGGCCCGTCACGGCGCGAAACGGGCACGGCCGGCCGAACTGGTACCGGGCACGCGCTGCGTGATTTCCTGCCGGATGGACTATCTGCCCGCCCACCCTTTTCCGGAGTGCCGTCCCGCCAGCGCCGACTCTCCGAGACAAGGCGGCGCCCGGCGGGACGCCCCATTTCCCGCCAGCGCCGACTCTCCGAGACAAGGCGGCGCCCGGCGGGACGCCCCATTTCCCGCCAGCGCCGACTTCCGCGATGCGCCGCAGGCCGTCATCTCGCGTTACGCGCTCGGCCGCGACTACCACAAGGTCGTGCGCAGCCGCTTGCAAAGGCTCGCCGAGCGGATCGAGGCCGAAACGGGCCCCATCAACCATCGCGCCTTCACCGATTCCGCGCCGGTGATGGAAGTGGAGCTTGCCAAAAACGCCGGCCTCGGCTGGCGCGGCAAACATACGCTGCTCCTGTCGCGCAGCGGTTCGTGGTTTTTCCTCGGCGAGCTGTTCGTCGATCTACCGCTGCCGCCGGATGGACCGATCGCCGATCATTGCGGCCGCTGCACTGCTTGTCTCACGGCCTGTCCGACCGGCGCCTTTCTCGGCCCCTACCGGCTCGACGCCCGCCGCTGCATTTCCTACCTGACCATCGAGCATGCCGGCAGCATTGCAGCGGAACTGCGTCCGCTGCTCGGCAACCGCATCTATGGCTGCGACGACTGCCAGCTCGTCTGTCCCTGGAACCGCCATGCACCGACGACCCGCGAAGCCGATTTCCTGCCGCGCCACGGTCTGGACCGAGCGACATTGGTAGAGCTATTCGCCTGGAGCGAGAGTGAATTCAACGAGCGGCTGGCGGGCTCGCCGATCCGGCGCATCGGTTACGAGCGCTGGCTGAGGAACATCGCCATAGCACTCGGCAATGCCGCACCAGACCCTGCAGCGAAAGCGGCTTTGCTCGCGCGAGCGGAGCATCCGTCGGCGCTGGTGCGCGAGCATGTGGCCTGGGCCTTGTCGCGTTATCCGGGCTGA
- a CDS encoding STAS/SEC14 domain-containing protein — translation MITIDHNPQYVSLAVIGEFTLADFTEFEEYLIANDLFDGSHSLLFDLTEMAGFTVDVAVEEIKFTRLHGGDFKKIAIVTDSQWLAWSAWLEKAFIAAELRVFDDVAEARAWLAEEA, via the coding sequence ATGATTACCATCGACCACAACCCGCAGTATGTCAGCCTGGCCGTGATCGGCGAGTTCACCCTTGCGGACTTCACCGAGTTCGAGGAGTATCTGATCGCCAACGATTTGTTCGATGGCTCTCACAGCCTGCTCTTCGATCTCACCGAAATGGCGGGATTCACGGTCGATGTCGCGGTGGAGGAAATCAAATTCACGCGCCTGCATGGTGGCGATTTCAAGAAGATCGCCATCGTCACCGACAGCCAGTGGCTGGCGTGGAGCGCCTGGCTGGAAAAAGCTTTCATCGCGGCCGAACTGCGCGTCTTCGACGATGTGGCAGAGGCGCGCGCCTGGCTTGCCGAGGAAGCGTGA
- the tsaE gene encoding tRNA (adenosine(37)-N6)-threonylcarbamoyltransferase complex ATPase subunit type 1 TsaE, protein MHATDDNRREFQLPDETATLALGAWLAGLLPKDVSPAAVIYLEGDLGAGKTTLVRGLLQKLDFRGPVKSPTFTLVEPYVISGLHLYHFDFYRFNFPEEFLDAGVDEYFANEGLCLVEWPNRAAPYLPPPDISIRLLHAGDGRHACIEAVSERGRRWLASSPALPAATSSAPARPS, encoded by the coding sequence GTGCATGCCACCGATGATAACCGCCGTGAATTTCAATTACCCGACGAGACGGCCACGCTGGCGTTGGGGGCTTGGCTTGCCGGCCTATTGCCTAAAGATGTGAGCCCTGCGGCCGTCATTTATCTCGAAGGCGATCTCGGCGCCGGCAAGACCACGCTGGTGCGCGGACTGTTGCAAAAACTCGACTTTCGCGGACCGGTCAAGAGCCCGACCTTCACCCTGGTTGAACCTTATGTAATTTCTGGATTACACTTATATCACTTTGATTTTTATAGGTTCAATTTTCCGGAAGAATTTCTCGATGCCGGAGTGGACGAATACTTCGCCAATGAAGGGCTTTGTCTGGTCGAGTGGCCAAATCGGGCGGCACCTTATCTGCCGCCGCCGGACATCTCCATCCGGCTCCTGCATGCCGGCGATGGCCGTCATGCCTGCATCGAAGCGGTCAGCGAACGGGGGCGGCGATGGCTAGCAAGCTCTCCGGCTTTACCCGCCGCGACTTCCTCCGCGCCGGCCCGGCCGTCCTGA
- the ileS gene encoding isoleucine--tRNA ligase gives MADYKKTLNMPDTPFPMRGDLARREPGWVKAWHDKQLYRRIREACRGRPRFTLHDGPPYANGDIHIGHAVNKILKDIIVRSKTLAGFDAPYVPGWDCHGLPIEHQIEKTHGKHLEGNRARALCRAYAQEQIERQMKDFIRLGVLGDWEHPYKTMEFKTEAAEIRALGELYRKGYLFKGLKPVNWCFDCGSALAEAEVEYADKKSPAIDVAFPLDPAERVRLAGAFGLAALPEKPVYAVIWTTTPWTIPANQALNVHPDFVYELVDTEKGLLILAAELRAAALERFGLHGRVLGACQGLALDRMQFRHPFYDRASPVFLGDYVTLDAGTGIVHSAPAYGVEDYESCKRAGMRNEDILTPVQGDGRFAESLPFFGGMNVWQANPAIIDKLAEVGCLLNRAEITHSYMHCWRHKTPIIYRATTQWFVAMDRATPEGGTLRDAALQAIEATEFFPPWGKARLSAMIANRPDWCVSRQRNWGVPIPFFLHKETGEPHPRTLELLEEVARRVEAGGIEAWFALDAKELLGEEAAHYDKMSDTLDVWFDSGTTHWTVMRGSHQDDCTYPADLYLEGSDQHRGWFHSSLLTGCAIDGRAPYKGLLTHGFVVDGKGMKMSKSKGNVVAPQQVADKLGAEILRLWVAATDYSGELSISQEILDRVVEVYRRLRNTLKFLLANTADFDAGKDMLPVGEWLEIDRFALALAHELHDVCTKAYERYEFHRVVQALMNFCAEDLGAFYLDILKDRLYTSSAASRARRSAQSALWHVTESLTRLMAPILAFTAEEIRAVTGRDSVMLETWHVLPEIAGREALLARWRTIRQVRAEVMKAIEEVRSQGRIGSSLQAEVEIRAAGETHDLLAALGEDLKFVLICSKATVVPAPTSEIIVTPSPHKKCARCWHWREDVGHDPAHPELCGRCTRNLFGAGEARTFA, from the coding sequence ATGGCCGACTACAAGAAAACCCTCAACATGCCCGACACGCCCTTTCCGATGCGCGGCGATCTGGCCCGCCGCGAGCCGGGCTGGGTCAAGGCGTGGCACGACAAGCAGCTCTATCGCAGGATCCGCGAAGCATGCCGCGGCCGTCCGCGCTTTACGCTGCACGACGGTCCCCCCTATGCCAATGGCGACATCCACATCGGTCATGCGGTGAACAAAATCCTCAAGGACATCATCGTCCGCTCGAAAACGCTCGCCGGTTTCGATGCGCCTTATGTGCCGGGCTGGGACTGTCACGGCCTGCCGATCGAGCATCAGATCGAAAAGACGCACGGCAAGCACCTCGAAGGCAATCGGGCGCGCGCGCTGTGCCGCGCCTATGCGCAGGAGCAGATCGAACGGCAGATGAAGGATTTCATCCGTCTCGGCGTCCTGGGCGACTGGGAGCATCCCTACAAGACGATGGAATTCAAGACCGAGGCGGCCGAGATCCGCGCCCTCGGCGAGCTGTATCGCAAAGGTTATCTCTTCAAGGGGCTGAAACCCGTCAACTGGTGCTTCGACTGCGGCTCGGCGCTCGCCGAGGCCGAGGTCGAGTATGCCGACAAGAAGAGCCCGGCGATCGACGTCGCCTTCCCGCTCGATCCTGCCGAGCGCGTTCGTCTTGCCGGCGCCTTCGGTTTGGCCGCTCTGCCGGAAAAGCCCGTCTATGCGGTGATCTGGACCACCACGCCGTGGACCATTCCCGCTAACCAGGCCTTGAACGTCCATCCCGATTTCGTCTATGAGTTGGTCGACACCGAAAAGGGGCTGTTGATCCTCGCCGCCGAGCTGCGTGCCGCCGCACTCGAGCGTTTTGGACTCCACGGCCGCGTGCTGGGCGCCTGTCAGGGCTTGGCGCTCGACCGGATGCAATTCCGCCATCCGTTCTATGACCGCGCCTCCCCGGTTTTCCTCGGCGATTATGTGACGCTCGATGCAGGCACCGGCATCGTGCATTCCGCGCCGGCCTATGGCGTCGAGGACTATGAATCCTGCAAGCGCGCCGGGATGAGGAACGAGGACATCCTCACCCCGGTGCAGGGCGATGGCCGCTTTGCGGAGAGTCTGCCTTTCTTCGGCGGCATGAACGTCTGGCAGGCCAATCCGGCCATCATCGACAAGCTCGCCGAAGTCGGCTGCCTGTTGAACCGCGCCGAGATCACGCATAGCTACATGCACTGCTGGCGGCACAAGACGCCGATCATCTATCGTGCCACCACGCAGTGGTTCGTCGCGATGGATCGCGCCACGCCCGAGGGCGGCACCCTGCGCGACGCCGCATTGCAAGCCATCGAAGCGACCGAGTTCTTCCCGCCGTGGGGCAAGGCACGGCTGTCCGCGATGATCGCCAACCGTCCCGACTGGTGCGTCTCGCGCCAACGCAACTGGGGTGTGCCGATCCCGTTCTTCCTGCACAAGGAAACCGGCGAGCCGCATCCGCGCACGCTGGAGCTCCTCGAAGAGGTGGCCAGGCGTGTCGAAGCCGGTGGCATCGAAGCCTGGTTCGCGCTCGATGCCAAAGAACTGCTCGGCGAGGAGGCGGCGCACTACGACAAGATGAGCGATACGCTCGACGTCTGGTTCGATTCCGGCACCACGCACTGGACCGTGATGCGCGGCTCGCACCAGGACGATTGCACCTATCCCGCCGATCTCTATCTCGAAGGTTCGGATCAGCATCGCGGCTGGTTCCACTCCAGCTTGCTCACCGGCTGTGCGATCGATGGCCGCGCGCCCTACAAGGGTCTCTTGACCCACGGCTTCGTCGTCGATGGCAAGGGCATGAAGATGTCCAAGTCGAAGGGCAACGTCGTCGCCCCGCAGCAGGTCGCCGACAAGCTGGGCGCCGAAATCCTGCGCCTGTGGGTCGCCGCGACCGACTATTCGGGCGAACTATCGATCTCGCAGGAAATCCTCGACCGCGTCGTCGAGGTCTATCGCCGCCTGCGCAACACGTTGAAGTTTTTGCTTGCCAACACCGCGGATTTCGATGCGGGCAAAGACATGCTGCCCGTCGGGGAGTGGCTGGAGATCGACCGCTTTGCGCTGGCGCTTGCGCATGAGCTGCATGACGTTTGCACCAAGGCCTATGAACGCTATGAGTTCCATAGAGTCGTGCAGGCGTTGATGAACTTCTGTGCCGAGGACTTGGGTGCTTTCTACCTCGACATCCTCAAGGACCGTCTTTACACCAGCAGCGCCGCCTCGCGCGCACGCCGTTCGGCGCAGTCCGCGCTATGGCACGTCACCGAAAGCCTGACCAGGCTGATGGCGCCGATCCTCGCTTTCACTGCCGAGGAAATCCGCGCGGTGACGGGTCGCGACAGCGTGATGCTGGAAACCTGGCATGTCTTGCCCGAGATCGCCGGCAGGGAGGCGCTACTGGCACGCTGGCGAACGATCCGCCAGGTGCGCGCCGAGGTGATGAAAGCGATCGAGGAAGTGCGCAGCCAGGGCAGGATCGGTTCCTCGCTGCAGGCCGAGGTCGAAATTCGCGCGGCGGGCGAAACCCACGACCTGCTCGCTGCGCTCGGCGAAGACTTGAAGTTCGTGCTGATCTGCTCCAAGGCCACCGTCGTCCCTGCGCCGACGAGCGAAATCATCGTCACGCCCAGCCCGCACAAGAAATGCGCGCGCTGCTGGCACTGGCGCGAGGACGTCGGCCATGATCCGGCGCATCCGGAACTCTGCGGCCGCTGCACCCGCAACCTCTTCGGCGCGGGCGAGGCGCGCACGTTTGCGTGA
- a CDS encoding N-acetylmuramoyl-L-alanine amidase, translating into MASKLSGFTRRDFLRAGPAVLTLLVTPLGRAAAPTLIGVRVWPAPDYTRVTIEHDQPIEFRQMLLKDPERLVLDLEGVEFNSVLASLPGKILDEDPQIKLIRAGRFKPGVVRIVIELKGEVKPQLFALKPIGSYGHRLVIDLYPAVPPDPLLALLEKRAQDDPFALADPAADRKPRAEEPDITRLITVVIDPGHGGEDPGAIGAGGSREKDVTLAIARRLKAKIDATPNMRALLTRDGDYFIPLQQRVAKARRVKADLFVSVHADAFMKPTARGSSVFVLSENGASSSAARWLADRENAADLIGGVNLGNKDPHLARTLLDLSQTATINDSLKLGRAVLNEIGGINDLHKGHVEQAGFAVLKAPDIPSILVETAFISNPEEEKRLTDEAYQNQMAEALLSGMKRYFAQNPPAAKSKLARLY; encoded by the coding sequence ATGGCTAGCAAGCTCTCCGGCTTTACCCGCCGCGACTTCCTCCGCGCCGGCCCGGCCGTCCTGACCCTGCTGGTCACGCCACTGGGCCGGGCGGCGGCGCCGACGCTCATCGGCGTGCGTGTTTGGCCGGCGCCCGATTACACGCGGGTGACCATCGAACACGATCAGCCGATCGAGTTCCGGCAGATGCTGCTGAAAGACCCGGAGCGGCTGGTGCTCGATCTCGAAGGGGTCGAATTCAATTCGGTGCTCGCCAGCCTGCCGGGCAAGATTCTCGACGAGGATCCGCAAATCAAGCTGATCCGCGCCGGCCGTTTCAAACCCGGCGTGGTGCGCATCGTCATCGAGCTGAAGGGCGAGGTGAAGCCGCAGCTCTTTGCCCTCAAGCCGATCGGCAGCTATGGCCATCGGCTGGTGATCGATCTCTACCCGGCAGTGCCCCCCGATCCGCTGTTGGCGCTATTGGAAAAACGCGCTCAGGACGATCCATTCGCCCTGGCCGACCCGGCGGCCGATCGCAAGCCTCGTGCCGAGGAGCCCGATATCACGCGCCTAATCACCGTGGTCATCGACCCCGGTCACGGTGGCGAAGATCCGGGCGCGATCGGCGCCGGCGGCAGCCGCGAGAAGGATGTCACGCTGGCGATCGCGCGCCGCCTCAAGGCAAAGATCGACGCGACGCCGAACATGCGCGCGCTCTTGACGCGCGATGGCGACTACTTCATTCCGCTCCAGCAACGCGTCGCCAAGGCGCGGCGCGTCAAGGCCGACCTGTTCGTCTCGGTGCATGCCGACGCCTTCATGAAGCCGACCGCACGGGGTTCGTCGGTGTTCGTGCTGTCGGAAAATGGCGCCTCCTCGTCGGCCGCGCGCTGGCTCGCCGACCGGGAGAATGCCGCCGATCTGATCGGTGGCGTGAATCTCGGCAACAAGGATCCGCATCTCGCGCGCACGCTGCTGGATCTCTCGCAGACGGCGACGATCAACGACAGCCTCAAGCTCGGCCGCGCCGTGCTCAACGAGATCGGCGGCATCAATGACTTGCACAAGGGGCATGTCGAGCAGGCAGGCTTTGCCGTGCTCAAGGCCCCGGACATTCCCTCGATCCTCGTCGAGACTGCCTTCATTTCCAATCCCGAGGAAGAGAAACGTCTCACCGACGAGGCGTACCAGAACCAGATGGCCGAGGCGCTGCTCTCCGGCATGAAGCGCTACTTCGCGCAGAATCCGCCCGCGGCGAAATCGAAGCTGGCAAGGCTCTACTGA